The DNA segment CGCGGTCGGGACGGGCTCGGAATCGGCGTACGTCAACCCGCTCCCGCACGTTCTGATCCTGACTGCCATCGTCGTCGGAGTGAGTCTGACGGCGCTCGCGCTCGCGCTCGTCGTCCGGATCCACGAAGAGTACGGGACGATCCGCGAGGACGTCGTCGCGGAGGTGTTAGCGGATGAGTGACCTGACGCTGCTGCCGGTCCTACTGGTGGTCGGTCCGCTCGTCACGGCGGCGCTGATGCTCGCGCTGGGACAGGTGATCGACGGTGCCGGGCGGGCACTGTCCCTCATCGCCACAGTCGCGAACGCGGCAATCGCGTCCGTACTCGCCTGGGAGACGCTCGTGAGAGGTGCGTCGATTCGGACCGAGATCGCCGGCTTCCCGGCGGGCGAAGGTGGGATCGAGCTCTTCGTCGACGGCATCTCGGCGGCGCTGGTCGTGTTGATCGCCCTGGTCGGACTCGGGGTTCTCGTCGCGAGTCTCGACCACAGGCGCCCAGACAGCTTCTACGCGCTGTACGTACTCCTGATAGCCGGTCTCTCGGGGATGGCGGTGACCAACGACCTGTTCAACCTGTACGTCTTCCTCGAGATCAGTGGGTTGGCGACCTACGCGTTGATCGCGAGCGACGGGTCGGGGCGCTCCGCCGTCGCCGCACTCAAGTACCTTCTCGTCGGGACGGTCGGTGCCTCACTGT comes from the Halovivax cerinus genome and includes:
- a CDS encoding cation:proton antiporter subunit C, translated to MMELLSTHYNYIVFAILLGVGLYVIIDDENLVKKVIGLNIFQTGIFLFFITISVRDGGVPAVGTGSESAYVNPLPHVLILTAIVVGVSLTALALALVVRIHEEYGTIREDVVAEVLADE